In one Oryza glaberrima chromosome 2, OglaRS2, whole genome shotgun sequence genomic region, the following are encoded:
- the LOC127761806 gene encoding probable F-box protein At4g22030: MAAIQAHQRLFLASTCAGQRLRPRPSRIAAPCRAAVSGGVRTAQSPSSSSGSGSPSSMSLNLDWIAAVPAKEDVSGAAAVELEKLRAIAEAAADRAEMHDIIGRQRDNWNHLLLHSNNSLLLAASVMAALAPAAPTVVALKASAGVLLASAAVTMAAVNKIQPSQLAEEQRNATRLWRQLERDVRATLALAAPVTRADVHDAMDRVLALDAAYPLPLLPGMLEKFPKTVEPTRWWPKKKQQQQQQQRAAVNKSNSFGSSSRRRGARGNGWTPELEEEMRGILRVIKAKDEHQYITVGKMVLGLNKGLAVAGPALAGTAAVAAAFIGSGEAGAWASGAAVLGGALAAAANTVEHGGQLGMVFELLRNCAGFYRKMQEEIEANLGEADVERREDGEVLETKVALQLGRSTSELKQFRRMASPSFKDDDVKDFAGKLF; the protein is encoded by the coding sequence atggcggccATCCAGGCTCACCAACGCCTCTTCTTGGCATCTACCTGCGCCGGCCAGCGGCTGCGGCCGAGGCCGAGCCGGATCGCCGCGCCCTGCCGCGCGGCGGTCAGCGGCGGCGTGCGCACGGCGCAGAGCCCGTCTTCGTCGTCGGGGAGCGGGAGCCCCAGTAGCATGAGTCTTAACCTTGACTGGATCGCCGCCGTCCCGGCGAAGGAGGATgtcagcggcgcggcggcggtggagctggaGAAGCTCAGGGCgatcgcggaggcggcggcggacagggCCGAGATGCACGACATCATCGGGAGGCAGCGGGACAACTGGAACCACCTGCTGCTCCACTCCAacaactccctcctcctcgcggcgTCCGTCATGGCCGCGCTCGCGCCCGCCGCGCCCACCGTCGTGGCGCTCAAGGCATCCGCGGGGGTCCTcctggcctccgccgccgtcaccatggCCGCCGTCAACAAGATCCAGCCGTCGCAGCTCGCCGAGGAGCAGCGGAACGCCACAAGGCTGTGGAGGCAGCTGGAGCGCGACGTCCGCGCCAcgctcgcgctcgccgcgccggtGACCAGGGCCGACGTCCACGACGCCATGGACAGGGTCCTCGCGCTCGACGCCGCGTACCCGCtgcccctcctccccggcatGCTCGAGAAGTTCCCCAAGACCGTCGAGCCGACCCGGTGGTGgccgaagaagaagcagcagcagcagcagcagcagcgcgctGCGGTGAACAAGTCGAACAGCttcggcagcagcagccgccgccgcggcgcacgcgGCAACGGCTGGAcgccggagctggaggaggagatgcgcGGCATCCTCCGCGTCATCAAGGCCAAGGACGAGCACCAGTACATCACGGTCGGCAAGATGGTCCTCGGCCTCAACAAGGGCCTCGCCGTGGCGGGGCCAGCGCTCGCCGGCACggccgcggtggccgcggccTTCATCGGctccggcgaggccggcgcgtgggcgtccggcgccgccgtcctcggcggcgcgctggcggcggcggcgaacaccGTCGAGCACGGCGGGCAGCTGGGCATGGTGTTCGAGCTGCTCCGCAACTGCGCGGGGTTCTACCGGAAGATgcaggaggagatcgaggcgAACCTGGGCGAGGCCGACGTGGAGCGGAGGGAGGACGGCGAGGTGCTCGAGACGAAGGTGGCGCTGCAGCTCGGGCGGAGCACGTCGGAGCTGAAGCAGTTCAGGAGGATGGCGTCGCCGTCGTTCAAGGACGACGACGTCAAGGATTTTGCCGGAAAActcttctaa
- the LOC127761447 gene encoding peroxisomal membrane protein PMP22-like, whose product MAAAAVAAGRGGVRGRGGEGEEGSLARRAWRQYLRQLQLHPLRTKMITAGCLAGVSDSVAQKLSGYQRIEKRRLLLKMLFGFAYGGPFGHFLHKVLDYIFKGKKDTKTIAKKVLLEQITSSPWNNLLFLFYYGYVVERRPFKEVKTRVKKQYPSVQLSAWMFWPIVGWINHMYMPLQFRVIFHSFVACCWGIFLNLRARAMSLKQS is encoded by the exons atggcagcagcagcagtagcagcagggagaggaggggttaggggaagaggaggagagggggaggaggggtcgCTGGCTCGGCGGGCGTGGCGGCAGTACCTgcgccagctccagctccaccctcTCCGGACCAAG ATGATCACGGCGGGGTGCCTCGCCGGCGTCAGCGACTCCGTGGCGCAGAAGCTCTCCGGCTACCAGAGGATCGAGAAGCGCCGCCTCCTGCTCAAGATG CTCTTTGGGTTTGCTTATGGTGGCCCTTTTGGCCATTTCCTCCATAAAGTGTTAGATTATATCTTCAAAGGGAAGAAGGATACCAAAACTATAGCCAAGAAG GTGTTACTGGAGCAGATCACTTCTTCTCCCTGGAATAATCTGCTCTTCTTGTTCTATTATGGATATGTTGTTGAGA GGAGGCCTTTTAAGGAGGTGAAGACCAGGGTTAAGAAACAATATCCCTCGGTGCAATTGTCTGCTTGGATG TTTTGGCCAATAGTTGGTTGGATAAATCATATGTACATGCCGTTGCAGTTCCGGGTGATTTTCCACAGCTTTGTTGCATGTTGCTG GGGGATATTTCTTAACCTTCGTGCAAGGGCCATGTCTTTGAAGCAGTCGTAG